A DNA window from Nitrospira sp. contains the following coding sequences:
- a CDS encoding tetratricopeptide repeat protein: protein MDTTNPSNEPTQTATALDPGDQPLSPDEEILAIEKLLAEEPDDFQARCRLGELYFSKGRMDDALIEVKKSIEMAEGLRAEMNRSLAMYYSNLGTIYATKNMADEAEAEFKHALDVFPHDILALFNLGRVYADKKKFMEAKDYYERLVEMTPEDPIAWYNLASVYVELDNPLVSDYNTIDMGIQCYMRTLELEPTHLEASFKLMEIALNHKKSDLAIKVMESAVENNPDEPLAYYNLISVYDKCKMFEQAEEARKRLKERFAKKAKESSAS, encoded by the coding sequence ATGGACACAACGAACCCAAGCAATGAACCCACGCAGACGGCGACCGCGCTGGATCCCGGGGATCAGCCGCTCTCGCCCGACGAGGAAATCCTGGCGATCGAGAAGCTGCTGGCGGAGGAGCCCGACGATTTCCAGGCTCGCTGCCGGTTGGGCGAATTGTACTTCAGTAAAGGCCGGATGGACGACGCCTTGATCGAGGTCAAGAAATCGATTGAGATGGCGGAGGGCTTGCGCGCCGAGATGAATCGGTCGCTGGCCATGTATTATTCGAACCTCGGGACCATCTACGCCACGAAGAACATGGCCGACGAAGCCGAGGCCGAATTCAAGCATGCGCTCGATGTGTTCCCGCATGACATCCTGGCGCTGTTTAATCTTGGCCGGGTCTATGCGGACAAGAAGAAATTCATGGAAGCCAAGGATTACTACGAGCGCCTTGTCGAGATGACGCCGGAAGATCCCATCGCCTGGTACAATCTCGCCAGCGTGTATGTGGAGCTGGATAACCCGCTGGTGTCCGACTACAACACGATCGATATGGGCATTCAGTGCTATATGCGCACGCTCGAACTTGAGCCCACGCATCTGGAAGCCAGCTTCAAATTGATGGAGATCGCACTGAATCACAAGAAGTCCGATCTGGCGATCAAGGTGATGGAGAGCGCCGTGGAGAACAATCCCGACGAGCCGCTGGCCTACTACAATCTGATCAGCGTGTACGACAAGTGCAAAATGTTCGAGCAGGCTGAAGAAGCGCGGAAGCGGTTGAAAGAGCGGTTTGCCAAAAAAGCCAAAGAGAGTTCCGCATCCTGA
- the tatA gene encoding twin-arginine translocase TatA/TatE family subunit, protein MFGSLGFTELILILVIVLIIFGAGKLPQLGEGLGKAIKGFKKSVHEADAIEAEAQALAAQQQAAAPAQAITAAPAQAMTVDQPAAVAQPASRA, encoded by the coding sequence ATGTTTGGGAGTCTTGGATTCACAGAGCTGATTCTGATCCTCGTGATCGTGTTGATCATTTTCGGCGCCGGCAAACTGCCGCAGCTGGGCGAAGGATTGGGCAAGGCCATCAAGGGCTTCAAGAAGTCCGTGCACGAAGCCGACGCCATCGAGGCCGAGGCCCAGGCGCTTGCCGCGCAGCAGCAAGCCGCGGCTCCCGCGCAGGCCATTACGGCCGCTCCGGCTCAGGCGATGACCGTCGATCAGCCGGCGGCTGTGGCGCAACCGGCCTCGCGGGCGTAA
- a CDS encoding ethylbenzene dehydrogenase-related protein, which translates to MSQVSWLAWRQSAVIQAATVEFRIICMVRMTNLSQSRPFLLVFFAGLLVIASVLAGWGIPLVSSAGMTIRSQFAEGELPSAPDDAAWAKVSSLTVPLSGQVITRPVWPEPTARALVVHSLHNGTEIAFLLEWQDNTKNDRLTPGTFRDGVAIGLPLGDAPAFFCMGQLDHYINIWHWKADWQSDIDRRASRQTEKKEGGVRTFEVIPRRVSSVEDLIGGGFSTLTTKEKQGRIQGKAQWKDGVWRVVMRRPLVSEEPENEAKLIPGRVQTVSFAVWNGENKERNGQKSVAPWFQLAIDPIAKL; encoded by the coding sequence GTGAGCCAGGTCTCTTGGCTGGCGTGGCGGCAATCTGCAGTGATCCAGGCGGCGACCGTCGAATTTCGAATCATCTGCATGGTGCGAATGACGAATCTCAGCCAGTCCCGTCCTTTTCTGCTGGTGTTTTTTGCCGGCCTTCTTGTTATCGCTAGTGTTCTAGCCGGATGGGGAATTCCGCTGGTCAGCTCAGCGGGCATGACTATCCGGTCCCAGTTCGCCGAGGGTGAACTGCCGTCGGCTCCGGACGATGCGGCATGGGCCAAAGTCTCTTCCTTAACGGTGCCGCTCAGCGGACAGGTCATTACGCGCCCGGTCTGGCCTGAGCCGACAGCGCGGGCACTCGTCGTACACTCTCTCCATAACGGCACCGAGATCGCGTTCCTGCTGGAGTGGCAGGATAACACCAAGAATGATCGCCTGACTCCCGGTACCTTTCGAGACGGCGTCGCCATTGGGTTGCCGCTCGGCGACGCGCCGGCATTCTTCTGCATGGGCCAGCTCGATCACTACATCAACATCTGGCATTGGAAAGCGGATTGGCAGAGTGATATCGATCGCCGCGCCTCCCGCCAAACCGAAAAGAAGGAAGGCGGCGTGCGCACGTTCGAGGTCATTCCCCGGCGAGTCTCGTCTGTGGAAGACTTGATCGGCGGAGGATTCAGCACGTTGACCACGAAGGAAAAGCAGGGACGGATTCAAGGGAAGGCGCAATGGAAAGATGGCGTGTGGCGTGTGGTGATGCGCCGCCCGCTGGTGAGCGAAGAGCCGGAGAATGAGGCGAAGCTCATTCCTGGCCGTGTGCAGACCGTCTCGTTCGCCGTGTGGAACGGGGAGAATAAAGAGCGCAACGGACAGAAGTCCGTCGCCCCCTGGTTCCAGCTGGCTATTGATCCGATTGCCAAGCTCTAG
- a CDS encoding multiheme c-type cytochrome produces the protein MPLTRRLAIGCFLLLAIGLTALSHERAIAQKSDGAAPPDWVAEIENVFIRSEDCKQCHDRHYEEWKGMREQTPDLKTFGRVDAALLHGTSLESPVFRTVLGVWMQTNPTPDERQRCLSCHVPSTTVFPQHAEKIVAQVLAGKPQVEGIGCATCHMIGSVDTTPGPPPTFKLTPGKTLYGPFANPEENLVHIGAQSDLFRGANYCTSCHFDKVKDVTKRELPGEILQGTICQDCHMEPSTGSSTSKRGSMTRAIGRHWFRGVVIPGTLLKNRNLQAEWMPRVDIEVAKSSGTVEGTTLVKVGSLPHSFPDGDPVLKQVILTMTVKDAAGKVLAEETKRFGLPYDKILRGPIPDPFIKGGNTRKVPFAYSMPAGSTPASVEAVLSYALIPTPEPALREKYLATLKTDKERDEAKHVLDEYQQPRFLTYRVKTL, from the coding sequence ATGCCGTTGACACGACGCCTGGCCATCGGATGTTTTCTGCTCCTCGCCATCGGGCTGACGGCGTTGTCGCACGAGCGGGCCATCGCGCAAAAATCGGATGGAGCGGCGCCGCCCGACTGGGTGGCCGAGATCGAGAATGTGTTTATCCGCTCTGAAGATTGTAAGCAATGTCATGACCGCCACTATGAAGAGTGGAAAGGCATGCGGGAGCAAACGCCGGATCTGAAAACCTTCGGACGCGTCGATGCCGCGCTCTTGCATGGGACGTCGCTGGAGTCGCCGGTTTTTCGAACGGTGTTGGGCGTGTGGATGCAGACGAATCCGACTCCCGATGAACGTCAGCGCTGTCTCTCTTGTCATGTTCCGTCCACGACCGTGTTCCCCCAGCATGCAGAAAAGATTGTCGCGCAGGTCTTAGCCGGAAAGCCGCAAGTCGAAGGAATCGGTTGTGCGACCTGCCATATGATCGGTTCCGTCGACACGACGCCCGGTCCGCCGCCGACCTTCAAGCTGACACCGGGGAAAACCCTCTATGGCCCCTTCGCGAATCCGGAAGAAAACCTCGTACACATCGGGGCGCAGTCGGATCTGTTCCGAGGGGCCAATTACTGTACCTCCTGCCATTTCGATAAAGTGAAAGATGTCACGAAGCGAGAGCTGCCCGGTGAAATTCTCCAGGGGACGATCTGCCAGGACTGCCACATGGAGCCTTCGACCGGCAGTTCGACGTCCAAACGCGGATCGATGACGCGGGCCATCGGCCGGCACTGGTTTCGGGGCGTCGTCATTCCCGGCACGTTGTTAAAGAACCGGAATCTCCAGGCCGAGTGGATGCCGCGTGTTGATATCGAGGTGGCGAAGTCGAGCGGCACGGTGGAGGGGACGACGCTTGTTAAGGTGGGGAGTCTCCCCCACAGCTTCCCCGACGGGGATCCGGTGCTCAAGCAGGTGATCCTCACGATGACCGTCAAAGACGCAGCCGGGAAAGTCTTAGCGGAAGAGACGAAGCGGTTCGGCTTGCCCTACGACAAAATCCTGCGCGGCCCGATTCCCGATCCATTTATTAAAGGCGGCAATACGAGAAAAGTGCCGTTTGCCTATTCGATGCCGGCGGGTTCGACCCCGGCCTCGGTCGAAGCCGTGTTGAGCTATGCATTGATTCCGACGCCGGAACCGGCGTTGCGGGAAAAGTATCTCGCGACGTTGAAGACCGATAAGGAACGGGACGAGGCGAAGCATGTGCTCGATGAGTACCAGCAGCCGCGTTTCCTCACCTATCGCGTGAAGACTCTCTAG
- a CDS encoding multiheme c-type cytochrome, which yields MTGRKRVGVLLGMMAAVLGLSLLGLRDGELSAQDAKSQAVIEKAFPHSSKCKRCHERVFEEWETSPLSKSIHSPTFRASLDAYLNFSAGKDKAMCFRCHAPHVREFPDQAQLFVDQAKAGDPSLDGVACAQCHLIKQVDRAKQPPEPKYELGSKTLYGPYKDFVQNLAHQSMELGLFQKSDLCLNCHQSVPSAANLGKANDLLGSYEQSQAVKSGKECQSCHMPEQVGESANGEKKRKVANHTFPGRIGKLRQEAAKLDVQTKIDGDKTTVTVKVQSLVPHNLPTTHPAWASVVLDLDIKGKNLKTVFADKRVYGRTYADAKGQKTVFDFEAAKVLEDTVLKPDETRVETFTFPTPKDTKTFDVDVTLNYAPITGPAPFLQRVEAEASKGSQDPVFQAIDIVKRTENIPVNK from the coding sequence GTGACGGGTAGAAAGCGGGTCGGCGTCCTTCTCGGAATGATGGCGGCGGTTCTGGGGCTCTCGCTGCTCGGCCTGCGTGATGGTGAACTCTCGGCCCAGGATGCCAAGTCTCAGGCCGTGATCGAAAAGGCCTTCCCCCATTCGAGTAAGTGCAAGCGTTGCCATGAGCGCGTGTTTGAAGAGTGGGAAACCTCTCCGCTCTCCAAATCGATCCATTCGCCGACTTTCCGTGCCTCGCTGGATGCCTATCTGAATTTCTCCGCGGGCAAAGATAAGGCGATGTGTTTCCGCTGTCATGCGCCCCACGTGCGTGAGTTTCCTGACCAAGCTCAGCTCTTCGTGGATCAGGCCAAGGCGGGAGATCCTTCATTGGATGGCGTGGCCTGCGCACAATGCCATTTGATTAAGCAGGTCGATCGGGCCAAGCAACCGCCGGAACCGAAGTACGAACTCGGCAGCAAGACGCTGTATGGCCCCTACAAAGATTTTGTCCAGAACCTCGCTCACCAGTCGATGGAGCTGGGTCTGTTTCAAAAGTCCGATCTCTGCCTGAACTGCCACCAGTCCGTACCCTCGGCGGCCAATCTGGGCAAGGCCAACGATCTGCTGGGGAGCTATGAGCAGAGTCAGGCCGTGAAGTCCGGCAAAGAGTGTCAGAGCTGCCATATGCCTGAGCAGGTCGGAGAATCGGCCAACGGAGAGAAGAAACGCAAAGTCGCCAACCATACGTTCCCCGGGCGCATCGGCAAGCTGCGGCAGGAAGCGGCGAAGCTGGATGTGCAGACCAAGATCGACGGGGATAAGACCACCGTCACTGTAAAAGTGCAAAGCCTCGTACCGCATAACCTGCCCACGACCCATCCGGCCTGGGCGTCGGTGGTGTTGGATCTCGATATCAAAGGCAAGAATTTGAAAACGGTCTTTGCCGATAAGCGGGTCTATGGCCGGACCTATGCCGATGCCAAGGGCCAAAAGACCGTCTTTGATTTTGAGGCGGCGAAGGTGCTTGAAGATACCGTTCTCAAGCCGGACGAAACGAGAGTAGAAACCTTTACCTTCCCCACTCCGAAAGATACGAAGACGTTCGACGTCGATGTTACTTTGAACTACGCGCCGATTACCGGTCCTGCGCCGTTCCTCCAGCGTGTCGAAGCCGAAGCCTCCAAGGGGTCGCAAGATCCGGTCTTCCAGGCGATCGACATCGTCAAACGTACCGAGAATATTCCCGTCAATAAGTAG
- a CDS encoding type II toxin-antitoxin system Phd/YefM family antitoxin, whose protein sequence is MHSLATLTASAAQSKLGRLIDEMAYSQKPIRIVGKHSNAVLIPESNWRAIQETIYLLSIPKMRQSIRKGLATPAAKCAKEPGW, encoded by the coding sequence ATGCACAGCTTGGCTACCCTAACAGCCAGTGCGGCACAATCAAAACTGGGCCGCCTTATCGATGAGATGGCTTACTCTCAGAAACCCATCAGAATTGTCGGGAAACATTCTAATGCGGTACTCATCCCCGAAAGCAACTGGCGGGCAATTCAGGAGACAATCTATCTGCTCTCGATTCCCAAGATGAGACAGTCAATCAGAAAAGGGCTCGCGACGCCTGCCGCCAAATGCGCGAAAGAGCCTGGCTGGTGA
- a CDS encoding DUF4160 domain-containing protein: MPPRVLGLVAEWGALHQDELRDDWRLAEQRAPLKKIKPLE; this comes from the coding sequence GTGCCGCCACGGGTATTGGGGTTGGTCGCCGAGTGGGGCGCACTGCATCAGGACGAGTTGAGAGATGATTGGAGACTCGCTGAGCAACGGGCCCCGCTCAAGAAGATCAAGCCGCTGGAGTAA
- a CDS encoding DUF2442 domain-containing protein, producing MLKDIVEATALEGYRVRLRFEDGVVGELDLSAVMQFEGVFAPLRDLDRFRELCVHPDLGTIYWPNGADLDPAVLYARVTGTPIPTYEIKAGSR from the coding sequence ATGTTGAAGGATATCGTTGAAGCCACCGCGCTGGAAGGCTATCGCGTCCGTCTCCGATTTGAAGACGGCGTGGTAGGTGAACTTGATCTCTCTGCCGTGATGCAGTTTGAGGGCGTCTTTGCCCCGCTGAGAGACCTCGATCGCTTTCGGGAGCTTTGTGTGCATCCGGACCTGGGCACCATCTATTGGCCGAATGGAGCCGACCTCGATCCCGCAGTCCTCTATGCCCGTGTGACAGGAACGCCAATCCCGACATACGAAATCAAGGCCGGTAGTCGCTAA
- a CDS encoding TaqI-like C-terminal specificity domain-containing protein — MSQAPPIVATLIDRFEQNRDSYKSQSYNETQVRREFLDPFFEALGWDIANKQGHAEAYKDVIHEDAIKIGGNTKAPDYCFRIGGARKFFLEAKKPAVNVKDEIPPAYQLRRYAWSAKLPLSILTDFEEFAVYDCRTRPNPSDKSSTGRILYLTYRDYLARWGEIASIFTKEAVLKGSFDKYAVTDRKRGTATVDAEFLKEIETWRDTLAKNLALRNPALTVHELNFSVQRTIDRLIFLRICEDRGVEPYGQLQALLNGQNIYGRLRYLYEQADDRYNSGLFHFHKEQDRAESPDDLTPGLKIDDKVLKEILGRLYYPQSPYEFSVLPTEILGQVYEQFLGKVIRLTSGHQAKIEEKPEVKKAGGVYYTPAYIVEYIVKQTVGVLCDGKTPKQIAKLTVLDPACGSGSFLLGAYRYLLNYHRDWYVKDGPEKHRKELFHAASGEWRLTTQEKKRILLNNIYGVDIDSQAVEVTKLSLLLKVLEGESDETLKRQLSFVHERALPDLGQNIKSGNSLIGPDYFAGQLMPDDEEMRRVNPFDWKAEFPHIFPSPSGRGQGEGAGGFDAVIGNPPYVRQEALSEFKDYLAQRYEAYDGVADLFAYFMEKSVALLREGGRFSFIVSSSFLRTTYGEALRRTLKRQAAVLCILDFGGLAVFENVKDTYVCIPLLAKTKQPPRVEVSRIPSLYFANLDDCAIDHRFTIPQERLTENAWSLKSDEEAAIFDKVLKAGKPLGEYVDRKFFRGLLTGLNQAFELNQAQRDELVRGARQSESLIKPFLGGQNIRRYEIEDDGRFLIVLPSGWTQTAMAKEKKLTGQAPEREAWNWFSATYRNLASHLEPFAEACRKRQDKGQYWWELRSCDYYEFFDGPKIIFPDICKAPRFFLDRSGRYLANTAYCLGVDDPYLLGILNSRLFWFAISNLSIPFGVRAGQYRYRLIYQYMEKVPIRVIDFTVKTDKEKHGRMLTLVESMLELHQRLTAAKTPADKDRLQRQIAATDQEIDQLVYGLYGLTEEEITIVEAASVATASKVKENDSHETETESADRPGASRDTSATVAQPAQYPSEGSGGASESLAGAGEPVHGVREPAGQYGSSQDSDANSKSQSELGSTREFETAEGRLSYSELSERLAVPLVSIYDEILQAKPNQIVITSEWLCQRHTRLAGHLFPDWAGRFRDVNVQVGAHIPPPYFEVPIHMRQFCDDLVERLRHEPDGTLGGCATLLAWADWRFQWIHPFKDFNGRIGRVLLAALLYKIGLPHVETAPLEAVIRRQYLEALQAADDGNLSWLTELWTHRIAELL, encoded by the coding sequence ATGAGCCAGGCGCCTCCCATCGTTGCCACTCTCATCGACCGGTTCGAGCAGAATCGCGATTCCTACAAGAGCCAGAGCTACAACGAAACCCAGGTGCGCCGGGAGTTTCTCGATCCGTTCTTCGAAGCGCTCGGATGGGATATCGCCAACAAGCAGGGCCATGCTGAGGCGTACAAAGACGTCATCCATGAAGATGCCATCAAGATCGGTGGCAACACCAAAGCGCCCGATTACTGTTTTCGCATCGGCGGGGCGCGTAAGTTTTTCCTGGAAGCCAAGAAGCCGGCCGTTAACGTCAAAGACGAGATCCCTCCGGCCTATCAGCTCCGCCGCTACGCCTGGTCGGCCAAACTGCCGCTGTCCATCCTGACGGATTTCGAAGAGTTCGCCGTCTACGATTGCCGCACCCGTCCGAACCCGTCTGATAAATCCAGCACGGGACGCATCCTCTATCTGACTTACCGGGACTACCTGGCCAGATGGGGCGAGATTGCCTCCATCTTTACCAAAGAGGCGGTGCTTAAAGGCTCCTTTGACAAGTACGCGGTCACTGATCGTAAGCGTGGCACCGCCACCGTCGATGCGGAGTTTCTGAAGGAGATCGAAACGTGGCGGGACACGCTCGCCAAGAATCTCGCGCTCAGGAATCCGGCGCTCACCGTCCACGAGCTGAACTTTTCTGTCCAGCGCACCATCGACCGGCTTATCTTCCTCCGTATTTGCGAAGATCGCGGCGTCGAACCCTACGGCCAACTGCAAGCGCTGCTGAATGGGCAGAACATCTACGGACGGCTGCGCTATCTCTACGAACAGGCCGACGACCGGTACAACTCCGGCCTCTTTCACTTCCACAAGGAACAGGATCGAGCCGAATCGCCCGACGATCTGACCCCCGGCCTCAAGATCGACGACAAGGTCCTCAAAGAGATTCTTGGTCGGCTCTACTATCCCCAGAGTCCCTACGAGTTCTCAGTCCTTCCCACGGAAATTCTCGGCCAGGTCTACGAGCAATTCCTCGGCAAGGTCATTCGTCTCACCTCGGGCCATCAGGCCAAGATCGAAGAGAAGCCGGAGGTCAAGAAGGCCGGCGGCGTCTATTACACCCCTGCGTACATCGTCGAATACATCGTCAAGCAGACAGTCGGCGTGCTGTGCGATGGCAAGACGCCGAAGCAGATTGCGAAGTTGACCGTGCTAGATCCGGCCTGCGGCTCAGGATCGTTCCTGCTCGGCGCCTACCGGTATCTGCTGAACTATCATCGTGATTGGTATGTGAAGGATGGGCCGGAGAAGCACCGCAAGGAACTCTTTCATGCGGCCAGCGGCGAATGGCGGCTGACCACGCAGGAGAAGAAGCGGATTCTCTTGAACAACATTTACGGCGTGGATATCGACAGTCAGGCCGTGGAAGTCACTAAGCTCAGTCTGCTGCTAAAAGTACTGGAAGGCGAAAGCGACGAGACGCTCAAGCGGCAACTCTCGTTTGTTCATGAGCGGGCGCTGCCTGATCTTGGCCAGAATATTAAAAGCGGCAACAGCCTGATAGGACCGGACTATTTCGCGGGCCAGCTCATGCCGGACGATGAAGAGATGCGGCGAGTCAACCCGTTCGACTGGAAGGCCGAGTTCCCCCACATATTTCCCTCTCCCTCTGGGAGAGGGCAGGGTGAGGGCGCCGGCGGCTTCGATGCCGTCATCGGCAATCCGCCGTATGTCCGGCAGGAAGCTCTATCGGAGTTCAAAGACTATCTGGCTCAACGCTACGAAGCCTACGACGGGGTAGCTGATCTGTTTGCCTACTTCATGGAGAAGAGCGTTGCGCTGCTCCGCGAAGGGGGGCGCTTCAGCTTTATCGTGTCGAGCAGCTTTCTCCGCACGACATACGGGGAGGCGTTGCGCCGAACGCTCAAGAGGCAGGCCGCCGTGCTCTGCATCCTGGACTTCGGCGGGCTGGCTGTATTCGAGAACGTGAAAGACACCTATGTCTGCATTCCGCTTCTGGCGAAAACGAAGCAGCCTCCACGGGTCGAAGTCTCGCGCATCCCTTCGCTGTACTTTGCGAATCTCGATGACTGCGCGATCGACCATCGCTTTACAATCCCGCAGGAACGCCTAACAGAAAATGCGTGGTCGCTGAAGTCAGATGAAGAGGCAGCCATCTTTGACAAGGTGCTCAAGGCTGGCAAGCCTCTTGGCGAATACGTTGATCGAAAATTCTTTCGCGGATTGCTAACTGGCCTGAATCAGGCGTTTGAGCTCAATCAGGCTCAGCGGGATGAGCTTGTGCGAGGTGCTCGCCAAAGCGAATCCCTCATTAAGCCATTCCTGGGCGGTCAGAATATTCGCCGTTATGAGATCGAGGATGATGGACGATTTTTAATCGTGCTTCCCTCTGGTTGGACGCAGACGGCCATGGCGAAGGAGAAGAAGCTAACTGGCCAGGCCCCTGAACGCGAAGCATGGAACTGGTTTTCTGCGACGTATCGCAACCTTGCAAGCCACCTTGAACCATTTGCCGAGGCATGCAGAAAACGACAAGATAAGGGGCAATACTGGTGGGAACTGCGCTCCTGCGACTACTATGAGTTTTTTGACGGCCCGAAAATTATTTTTCCCGATATCTGCAAGGCTCCACGTTTCTTCCTAGATCGGAGCGGTCGATATCTTGCCAATACTGCGTACTGTTTGGGTGTGGATGATCCGTATCTCCTCGGTATTCTGAACAGCCGACTGTTTTGGTTCGCGATCAGTAACCTCAGCATCCCGTTTGGAGTCCGTGCTGGTCAGTATCGCTATCGACTCATCTATCAATATATGGAGAAGGTGCCGATTCGAGTCATCGACTTCACCGTGAAGACGGACAAGGAAAAGCATGGCCGGATGCTCACGCTCGTCGAAAGCATGCTGGAGTTACACCAGCGCCTCACTGCCGCCAAGACGCCTGCCGACAAAGACCGTCTGCAACGCCAGATCGCCGCGACGGATCAGGAGATCGATCAGTTGGTCTATGGTCTCTACGGCCTGACGGAAGAGGAGATTACGATTGTTGAAGCGGCCTCGGTTGCAACTGCATCCAAAGTGAAGGAGAATGACAGCCATGAAACAGAAACCGAATCAGCCGATCGACCTGGCGCTAGCCGAGATACGTCTGCAACAGTGGCGCAGCCAGCACAATACCCCAGCGAAGGTAGCGGCGGCGCATCGGAAAGTCTTGCTGGAGCGGGTGAGCCAGTCCATGGCGTTCGAGAACCAGCCGGTCAGTACGGATCGTCTCAAGATTCTGACGCAAACTCCAAGAGCCAAAGCGAGCTAGGCTCCACTCGCGAATTTGAGACCGCCGAAGGCCGCCTCTCTTATTCAGAACTGTCCGAACGTCTCGCCGTGCCGCTCGTCAGCATCTACGACGAGATACTCCAAGCCAAGCCCAATCAGATCGTCATCACTTCCGAATGGCTGTGCCAGCGTCATACCCGGCTGGCCGGGCATTTGTTCCCCGATTGGGCTGGACGGTTCCGCGATGTGAATGTGCAGGTTGGTGCCCATATCCCGCCGCCCTACTTCGAAGTGCCGATCCACATGCGGCAGTTCTGTGATGATCTGGTGGAACGCTTGCGCCATGAGCCAGACGGAACGCTTGGCGGCTGCGCGACGCTCCTGGCCTGGGCGGATTGGCGCTTCCAGTGGATACATCCCTTCAAGGATTTTAATGGCCGAATTGGCCGCGTCCTGCTTGCGGCGCTACTCTATAAAATCGGTTTGCCTCATGTCGAAACTGCTCCACTGGAAGCTGTCATACGTCGTCAGTATTTGGAAGCCTTGCAAGCTGCCGACGACGGTAACCTTAGTTGGTTAACAGAGTTATGGACACACCGGATTGCAGAGTTGCTATAG
- a CDS encoding IS630 family transposase → MTRDGRTLDHSTLETIRKMAVERVREGERPSDVIASYGFHRCTIYRWLMATRGSGHGLRALAARPATGRPRTLTARQERQVFHWINGKNPRQYGFDFGLWTRQIVRELIAQRFGVRLSLASIGALLARQGLTPQKPLQRVYQRDPEAIARWQRETYPTIAHHAKRTHAEISFWDESGFRADAVHGKTWSARAQTPVVHVPGQRQSISAASAISSKGAFWFATYAGALTGPLFVDLLRRMMRGRRKPLHLILDGLPAHKSLAVKEYVAGLDGKLTLHYLPGYAPDLNPDELVWSHAKRTGNARRPLQKGERLADRITAQLAEMARRPALVRSFFRHPSVAYIAAC, encoded by the coding sequence ATGACGCGAGACGGACGAACACTGGACCACAGCACCTTGGAGACCATCAGAAAGATGGCCGTTGAGCGCGTGCGCGAGGGCGAGCGCCCGAGCGACGTGATCGCCAGCTACGGCTTTCACCGCTGCACCATCTATCGCTGGCTCATGGCGACACGCGGAAGTGGGCACGGACTCCGCGCACTTGCCGCACGTCCCGCGACCGGCCGCCCACGGACCCTGACCGCGAGGCAGGAGCGGCAGGTGTTTCACTGGATCAATGGGAAGAATCCGCGGCAATACGGGTTCGACTTCGGCTTGTGGACGCGCCAGATTGTGCGCGAACTGATCGCGCAACGATTCGGCGTGCGGTTGAGCCTGGCCTCGATTGGGGCGTTGTTGGCGCGACAGGGCCTGACACCGCAGAAGCCCTTGCAGCGGGTGTACCAGCGTGATCCTGAGGCGATTGCCCGCTGGCAGCGCGAGACGTATCCCACGATTGCGCACCACGCCAAACGGACCCACGCCGAGATCTCTTTCTGGGATGAGTCGGGCTTTCGGGCCGATGCGGTCCACGGCAAGACATGGAGCGCACGCGCGCAGACCCCGGTGGTCCACGTTCCCGGCCAACGTCAAAGCATCAGCGCCGCCTCGGCCATCAGTTCCAAAGGCGCCTTCTGGTTCGCCACCTATGCGGGCGCGTTGACCGGCCCACTGTTCGTGGACTTGCTGCGCCGGATGATGCGCGGACGCCGCAAGCCCCTGCATCTGATCCTTGATGGACTGCCGGCCCACAAGTCGCTTGCGGTCAAGGAGTACGTCGCAGGACTCGACGGCAAACTGACCCTCCACTACCTGCCCGGCTACGCCCCGGACCTCAACCCCGATGAGTTGGTCTGGAGCCATGCGAAGCGCACCGGCAATGCACGCCGGCCCTTACAGAAAGGCGAACGTCTGGCCGATCGCATCACCGCGCAACTCGCCGAAATGGCGCGCCGCCCCGCACTCGTCCGTTCGTTCTTCAGACATCCAAGTGTTGCCTATATTGCTGCCTGCTGA